The Theropithecus gelada isolate Dixy unplaced genomic scaffold, Tgel_1.0 HiC_scaffold_1409, whole genome shotgun sequence genome includes a window with the following:
- the LOC112616923 gene encoding neuropathy target esterase-like — translation MIDKAEDVCLFVAQPGELVGQLAVLTGEPLIFTLRAQRDCTFLRISKSDFYEIMRAQPSVVLSAAHTVAARMSPFVRQMDFAIDWTAVEAGRALYRQGDRSDCTYIVLNGRLRSVIQRGSGKKELVGEYGRGDLIGVVEALTRQPRATTVHAVRDTELAKLPEGTLGHIKRRYPQVVTRLIHLLSQKILGNLQQLQGPFPGESRPARS, via the exons ATGATTGACAAGGCGGAGGACGTGTGCCTGTTTGTAGCGCAGCCCGGGGAGCTGGTGGGGCAGCTGGCGGTGCTCACTGGCGAACCTCTCATCTTCACGCTGCGAGCCCAGCGCGACTGCACCTTCCTGCGGATCTCCAAGTCCGACTTCTATGA GATCATGCGCGCACAGCCCAGTGTGGTGCTGAGCGCGGCGCACACGGTGGCAGCCAGGATGTCGCCCTTCGTACGCCAGATGGACTTCGCCATCGACTGGACGGCAGTGGAGGCGGGACGCGCGCTGTACAG GCAGGGGGACCGCTCCGACTGCACTTACATCGTGCTCAATGGGCGGCTGCGTAGCGTGATCCAGCGAGGCAGTGGCAAGAAGGAGCTGGTGGGCGAGTACGGCCGCGGCGACCTCATCGGCGTG GTGGAGGCGCTGACCCGGCAGCCGCGAGCCACGACGGTGCACGCGGTGCGAGACACGGAGCTGGCCAAGCTTCCCGAGGGCACCTTGGGTCACATCAAACGCCGGTACCCGCAG GTTGTGACCCGTCTTATCCACCTGCTGAGCCAGAAAATTCTAGGAAATTTGCAGCAGCTGCAAGGACCCTTCCCAGGTGAGAGCCGGCCGGCCCGGAGC